A window of Mobula hypostoma chromosome 7, sMobHyp1.1, whole genome shotgun sequence genomic DNA:
TCGGCGTGTCGTGATGCCGAAGTATTATGAAGACAAGGAGGAGGACGGTTCACCGTGTTCGGGGGTGAAGGAAGACCTGAAGTCTTGTTTACTGGGACTCGACTGTGTGCTCAAGGTGCGGATAGCACTTTCGGAGTTAAACTAGGAGTCTTTATGGGGTAGGCGTTGGGTGGGCGAAGAGAACTTTAACCAGCGCTGATTGTTTCGCCCTGTCTTAATGAACAGAGATCGATCTGGTGGCAATTACCTCAATGTTTGGAAAACAAAACACTTGTGGAGTAGGACAGTGAAAGTAATTAAACTATACTTGCAGAAAAAAAGAGAGGGTGCAGGTGCGATGGCCCAATGGGCCATTACTCTCAGGTTTTCCTGAGCATAGGCGACCTCAGCTGAAATTCCTAATGGTTTGGGGATTTCCTTTAGTATTCTCAGAAACAGTTAAACAAATCGTGTGGGAGCCGTTGTTTAATTATCTACCAGTTGGTATTTTTGAAATGCCATGAGTTTAACTTGATATTATTATTATGATATTGGCTGAATGTTTTCGCCAAGGGACGTTTAAGGAGAAGTAGTGATTGATGCTTTTCACACTGGAGTGAAGAATACAAAAGTGCTTCCTAAGAGTTGGGGTATTCGGACACTCCCAACAGGAAATTTACAAACGGGTCACAATTTGAAAATGTAGATgataagagataggaacagacttaAAGAGGACTGGCAATGGATATTATTAAGGACAATATAAACTACAGTATATTACTATATTTTAAATAATATGCTGGAAGAAATTATGTAAAATGTACATTTTTGTTGGCAGGGCATCTTAAGAAAGCTGTTTTAAAAATTGGTGGAAGTTTGGCTGTATTtatcacagaaacaagccatttgaGTCTGCCAGTTCTGAGCACTTGCATTTGCATACATATTTCATTTTACCCAACTTCATACTGGTTGTCCAAGAGCTTCACTGTGATTGTCCTATTACTGACCTGCAGCAGATGTAATTTTTAGGGACTAATTAGCCTGCAtcattgggatgtgagaggaaatcggagcacatggatggaagaaacATATTGTCACAGGCAGAATGTGCAAAATCCATATCTACAGCACAGGAGGTCAGGGCTGATCCTGGGTCATTGTATCCACAAAGTGGGTGAACTATCTGCTGAACCACTTCGACAATCTGTAACGTGTAATTGTATAAGAAAGACAAGATGTTCCTCTGGAATCTAGAAGTATAAAATCAGACCTGTGCGCAACTTTATATTAGAAGCAGTATTTTGAAAATAATATTCCCAAATTCTATCACAGGATCAATACTTATAATTGCTgatactgataataaattttgctttacAAATGCAGCTTTTTAAATGACAGAGGTTGTATAATAGAACACAGTAATCAAGGAGGCAAATGGGTATGGAACCAGAAGTAGTGGGTGAGGGGTGGAAAGGAGCTGGCAGTAAATGATTTGGAAGGTACAGCTAACAAATATTGTCATGGCCAAATTGATTATGGAAACATAAAGGTGAATGATTTGCCCAAATATGTTTTCAATAACTGCAAATACCCAATTTTGCCAAACAGCCATGAACTGCATCCCAAAATTGAACgccatttggggaaaaaaaactaccATCTGTAATAGGGTCAAGTCTACATCAGATTACTTAAATTTAACTTCTTTACTTTAAGTAGGAAGGAAAGACACCAAAGCAGTGCTTGAAAGAAGGACATTGCAAAGCTTTGCAGCTTACTTTCTTTGAATGTAAGAGGTCAATGGTATGTATCAGTTGTAAGCGTCAAATTTATTAATGTTTATATACAGCATCATATTTGCAGTATACCTAATAGTTGATGTTGTTTTGAATATTTATAAGAGTTTACAGATCTTCCAGTGCCCATGATCTCAAGTTTGATATTTCTATTTTCTCTGAAGTGGAGTCTTATTTCTCAGTTTTGTCAAAAAACAAAATCAACAGCTTTCTTCCAagagtttttgtgttttttaataTAAAGTACATACCTTGACCTTTAGGCTGTGTTTATTTAATACGTACTTATGGAAGAATAAATATCACTGCTTGAGGTTTTGCAACAAGTTTGCGGTTTTGATACCCGTGATTTTGTGGGAAAATTTctgtgcaaatgtcactccactctttaagaaggaaggaggggtgcagaagaaaggaaatgataagtCAGTTATCATGACTCTAgtgtttggaag
This region includes:
- the LOC134349072 gene encoding cytochrome c oxidase assembly factor 5, with product MPKYYEDKEEDGSPCSGVKEDLKSCLLGLDCVLKEGKTPKQCLKEGHCKALQLTFFECKRSMLDNRTRFRGRKGY